In the genome of Candidatus Rokuibacteriota bacterium, the window GCGGCGTGCTCCTCGGGCGGCATGAGGATCCCCGCTCGCACGAGCAGGTAGCTCTCGGTGGCCGACAGGAGCTGAGGCGATTCGCGGCGGATCTCGTAGAGCCGGCGGATCCTGGCCCGGCTCGCGTTGTACGCCGCCAGGCTTCGCCGGAGGTCCTCATCCCCGACGCGACGCCCGGTGAGGTCGGTCAGCCGGTCGAGGATCCGGCGGTACTCGGCCACCAGGTAGTCCTCCGCCAGGGGCGAGGTCAGGTTCTGGGGGAAGTGGACGAACTCCACCCAGAGCTCGGGGAAGTTGCGCCGCACGACGCTCGCGAGGTTCTTGGCCGGGTCGCAGATCGAGTGGAAGACCATGCCGTCCAGCGCCTTGAGACGGCCCGTGAGACCGAGCTCGAGCGTGCTCTTCACGATCGAGCAGACGAAAGACTGAAAGCGGGAGTCCGCATGGGCGATCTCGATCTGGTTGCCTCCGCCCATGACCCCGACCGGGAGGATGCCCCCCGCGTGGGCCAGCTCGAGTGGGCTGTAGACTGGAAACCAGCCGACGACCTTGCCCTCAGGGTTGGCGAGCCGCCAGGGCTCGAGCGCACGGTCGAGCGGGGCGTCGACCAGGGCCCGGGCGCGTTCGATCGTGCCCTCAACCGACATGCGCCGCCTCCGCGTCTCGGCGTCGGGCGCCCGGCGCGCCGGCGGGCTCGTCGCCGTGGGCGGTTCCGAGAAATCCGTGCAGGAAGAGGTTCTTGACGACCTCGACGAGCC includes:
- a CDS encoding 2-hydroxyacyl-CoA dehydratase, which translates into the protein MSVEGTIERARALVDAPLDRALEPWRLANPEGKVVGWFPVYSPLELAHAGGILPVGVMGGGNQIEIAHADSRFQSFVCSIVKSTLELGLTGRLKALDGMVFHSICDPAKNLASVVRRNFPELWVEFVHFPQNLTSPLAEDYLVAEYRRILDRLTDLTGRRVGDEDLRRSLAAYNASRARIRRLYEIRRESPQLLSATESYLLVRAGILMPPEEHAALLDEALDGLSGRDVKPKDRIRVVIEGSFCEQPPLELLQSIEEAGCDILDDDLLLGVRWFLRDVPIDGDPLRALARSYIDGSVHSSVKHDLRRTKAQPLLDKARGGRAHAVVVLAAKFCEPALFDYALYRKALDEAGIPHVFLEFEEKMWIFDKVRTEVETFVESMLFD